In a single window of the Thamnophis elegans isolate rThaEle1 chromosome 8, rThaEle1.pri, whole genome shotgun sequence genome:
- the MC5R gene encoding melanocortin receptor 5 has product MNLSNHPNTLDSNFTALGSNLAIPTTGTNPSTCDQVVIAAEVFLMLGIVSLLENILVICAIFKNKNLHSPMYFFVCSLAVADMLVSVSNAWETITIYLLNNRHLIIEDVFVRHIDNVFDSMICISVVASMCSLLAIAVDRYITIFYALRYHNIMTVRRSGFIIACIWIFCTGCGIIFILYYESKYVIMCLITMFFIMLFLMVSLYIHMFLLARTHVKRIAALPGYNSVHQRTSMKGAITLTILLGIFIVCWAPFFLHLILMISCPQNLYCVCFMSHFNMYLILIMCNSVIDPLIYAFRSQEMWKTFKEILCCYSINMVCGLPSKY; this is encoded by the coding sequence ATGAATTTGTCCAACCATCCCAACACGTTAGACTCTAACTTTACTGCTCTTGGGAGCAACTTGGCTATCCCCACCACAGGGACCAATCCATCAACATGTGACCAGGTGGTTATAGCAGCTGAAGTGTTTCTCATGCTTGGCATTGTTAGCCTTCTTGAAAACATCCTTGTCATCTGTGCCATATTTAAGAACAAGAACTTACACTCTCCTATGTATTTCTTTGTATGTAGCTTAGCCGTTGCTGACATGTTGGTCAGTGTGTCAAATGCCTGGGAGACGATAACTATATATTTGCTAAACAACAGGCATCTTATTATCGAAGATGTTTTTGTACGTCACATAGATAATGTTTTTGATTCCATGATCTGCATATCTGTGGTGGCTTCCATGTGCAGTTTGCTAGCTATCGCCGTTGACAGGTACATCACCATCTTTTATGCTCTCCGTTATCATAATATCATGACTGTGAGAAGATCGGGATTCATCATTGCATGCATATGGATTTTCTGCACTGGCTGTGGAATCATCTTTATCCTTTATTATGAATCAAAGTATGTGATCATGTGTCTCATCACAATGTTTTTCATCATGTTGTTTCTCATGGTTTCTCTCTACATACACATGTTTCTTTTGGCTCGCACTCATGTTAAGAGGATAGCAGCTTTGCCAGGATATAATTCTGTCCATCAAAGGACTAGCATGAAAGGAGCAATCACTTTGACAATACTACTGGGCATCTTCATTGTATGCTGGGCTCCCTTTTTCCTCCACCTCATCCTGATGATCTCCTGCCCTCAGAACCTCTACTGTGTTTGCTTCATGTCTCATTTCAACATGTACCTCATTCTCATCATGTGCAATTCAGTGATTGATCCTTTGATCTATGCTTTTCGGAGCCAGGAAATGTGGAAGACTTTTAAGGAGATCCTATGCTGCTATAGCATAAACATGGTCTGTGGATTACCCAGCAAGTATTAG
- the RNMT gene encoding mRNA cap guanine-N7 methyltransferase, whose protein sequence is MAEVEESGKLKRKLDEEPDSISIKCLRRDSPVENDDKTANKDGEDQTGDGNALHHETESEEVPKKKTHSEDVAAHYNKLEEVGLEQRSTSRIFYLRNFNNWIKSVLIGEFLDKVRQRKQNITVLDLGCGKGGDLLKWRKGRISKLVCTDIAGVSVQQCEQRYQDMRNRGRQNDRFFSAEFITADSTKELLCKKYRDSNMYFDICSCQFVYHYSFETYEQADMMLKNACEQLSPGGYFIGTTPDSYELVKRLESSETNSFGNEIYNVKFQKKGEYPLFGCKYDFHLEGVVDVPEFLVYFPLLEDMAKKYKMKLVYKKTFWEFYEEKVKNMEHKILLQQMKALEKYPADEGSRLVSQIKEDYEHAEMFKKDGKAKLPFGTMSKLEWEATSLYLIFAFEKL, encoded by the exons ATGGCTGAAGTAGAAGAGAGTGGAAAGCTAAAGAGAAAGTTGGATGAAGAACCTGATAGCATAAGTATCAAATGCCTGCGTAGGGATTCTCCTGTTGAAAATGATGATAAAACTGCAAATAAGGATGGTGAAGATCAAACAGGAGATGGAAATGCTCTTCATCATGAAACAGAATCTGAAGAAGTTCCTAAAAAGAAAACA CATTCAGAAGATGTAGCAGCGCATTATAATAAGCTTGAAGAGGTTGGATTGGAACAACGTAGCACGAGTCGCATCTTCTATCTCCGAAACTTTAACAATTGGATAAAGAGTGTGCTAATTG GTGAATTCCTTGATAAGGTAcggcaaagaaaacaaaacattacaGTGTTAGACTTGGGATGTGGTAAAGGTGGGGACTTGCTGAAGTGGAGAAAAGGCCGAATCAGTAAACTTGTATGTACAG atattgCTGGTGTATCTGTACAACAGTGTGAACAGCGTTACCAAGATATGAGAAACCGTGGTCGCCAGAATGATAGATTTTTCAGTGCAGAATTTATAACTGCGGATAGCACCAAG GAACTTCTGTGTAAAAAATACAGGGATAGCAATATGTACTTTGACATTTGCAGCTGTCAGTTTGTGTATCATTATTCATTTGAGACCTATGAACAAGCGGATATGATGCTTAAAAATGCTTGTGAGCAACTTTCCCCTGGAGGATACTTCATTGGGACAACTCCAGATAGTTACGAACTTGT AAAACGCCTTGAATCTTCAGAAACAAATTCATTTGGGAATGAAATATATAATGTAAAGTTTCAGAAAAAGGGAGAGTATCCTTTGTTTGGTTGCAAATATGACTTCCACTTGGAAGGAGTGGTTGATGTTCCAGAATTCCTGGTTTATTTTCCATTGCTGGAAGA CATGGCAAAGAAGTATAAAATGAAACTAGTCTACAAAAAAACCTTTTGGGAATTTTATGAAGAAAAAGTGAAGAACATGGAACATAAAATACTTCTGCAACAAATGAAGGCATTGGAG AAATACCCCGCTGATGAAGGTTCCAGATTGGTCTCCCAAATAAAAGAGGATTATGAGCATGCAGAAATGTTTAAGAAGGATGGAAAAGCAAAACTACCTTTT gGAACAATGAGTAAACTTGAATGGGAAGCAACAA GTCTATACTTGATttttgcatttgaaaaactttaa